The segment GACAGTCAAAAAGTGGTGAAGGAAGCCAGGACATGTTCTAGTCCCAGGAGTCTGCACAGCTGGCTCCAGTCAATGACGGATCTGGCTGTACTGCACCATGCAGGGACTGTGCAGAAAACACAAAGCTGCTACACACAATTTGTGAGTACAGGTGTATTGCTCACCagctgtatacatgtactattcagGATTTAAAATTAATCTATGTGCATggttgatgtacatgtatctgtacatttttaataatgatcatgcatttcatatacattcatttgattttctaaattattttttttttcaaataaaaagataGTCTTCAGTTAGAAACTAGGTGGAGGAAAGATAAGAATGCATGCATATAGCCACCCATTTGAAAAATACCACTAATATCAATTAAgaatcttcatttgaaattgtataatttgttgTTGTTCACTGTTGATAAACATTAAATTCTTCACAGTGCAAGAGCTGAGGGAACTCAGAGAAGGGTTAAATGCCAGAAGCGATGATTATAAGAAATTCGTCATGGAGAATTCAGATATTGAGGTATAGCTCTTAACACTGtattgtgtacatatatactCGGTCTTTTATATATCCATAAATAACTTGCCAAAGTTATATAGAAGTTTTATAGAAAACgttatcatttaatattcaatgtCTTGATATGGTGATTTTAATTACCTGAACAATTTGTTTGATTGGTGCATCAAAGAAAACCTGATTTCGGCTTCATTGTGTAAATTGATATgtttattgaatttgaaaataatatctacatatattgacagtttttattaatatttgtttttcacaatatacagtataattGCAATTATTGACTTTTATTATGGTTAATTGTAGGCTCCCCTGCTGGAATTCTTGAAAACTGCATTTCcagtcaaagttttttttaaacactgCAGACTTAGAATTGAAAGTAAGTCTGTTATTACATGCAATCTGATTATAGGGGAGTGGTGCTGCTATACACATAACAATgatggagcggatcaaagatccgAACCTAATCAGATCATTATTGCATGCAATGGAACCATAACACTTGTTATCATTAAAAATTCAAGTCCATAACCAATCCTAatgtttttagctcatctgagctgaaagctcatgcgtgcttttctgatcacctgctGTAGATCTTATGTCTGTCTGGCTGTCTCTCCATCTGTAAACTTCTgctccagaactactgggccaatttcaaccaaacgtggtaaaaataattaatgggtgaagggaattaaaatttgtttaaaggaagggccatgcctccttcagagggggaaaatcacaaaaatgcaaaaatagggtggggtcatttaaaaatcttctcaagaatgaCTGGGCCAaaagagttgaaatttacatgaaagcttccttacatagtgcagattcaagtttgtaaaaatcatggtactcagggataggttggggccacagtagggacgactctgtggtgtcctttatttcgagctcacagggatgtatcaaatcgacatatgaatgaaagctatcattgttaatagacaaaacgtcatcgatatatctaaaagtcgaattgaaggtcacagcgagagattttttcttctcacgtagaagtttttgaataaattctgcttcatatgaatataaaaacaggtcagctaacaaaggagcacaattcgtgcccatgggaattccaacagactgttggaagacctgatcaccaaagaccacgaagatattgtcaatgaggaactctagcatattttttatttcaacttcagagtacttgtgcgtggaatcagagtggtgtttaacaaagtaagtttttgaatgactgatcactagatatgaatatttccgttttccgtttttgttgaggaagcaactgtctatgatgtcaaaaagtctagtctttaatttatcgtgaggaatggtcgtgtatagtgttgaaaagtcataggttttaatgctattgatttgggaaaaattctgtgatttcaagtttactaaaagttttttagaattttttagaatccacatttgattaacaccacttctggcatatgtagttgcacagtaagtttgaagtttctccttcacagctgttaacattttcgtgaggagcaaagataggggcttggtagagcacttactggatccagcaatgtatctttgtttataagggtttttatgtagtttaggaatccagtataggtacggtaactcatattcattcgacccattgactggaatattaaatgtgtctaaaactgaagcatggttttgaagaatttcgtcttttgaaagggcagttggagtataagtatgattaccaaaagtggaattaatgccaagttcgtttaaaatacagttgtaataatgagccttacaaacaaagacaatgttgttactagctttgtcagctggaacaaATTCCAGGTTAAAGTGGTGTCCTTAGTGCACAGACTAGGAATAAAGGCTGATATGCCAATGATCATGCGAAGAGTAAACAAATTTGCAGCAAGGAAGTTTGTTGACTTTCGATCACAAACAAAAGTTAAGGTTTGTACATATTTAATGAAATCAAATGATTTTGACCCCCACTAAAGTTAACATACAACTAAttgataatcaaatttaaatgaattttttgcAGTTGCTGTCAGGGAAAAAGGACGCTGGATATCTGAGTGTTCAGGACCTGGGGAAAGAGTTGTTCCAGAGATTCTCCCCAGTCCTGAACAATCAGATTGAACAGACTACAGTTGTTTTGGTGAGTGACTtaattaacaatttattttttacacgcccgtctttagacgtggcatattatggtacagtgatgtAATACGTCAGTCTGTCTGAGCATCCtttcggggttttctgtttctaagtttatttctctgtcacatatcaaacTGAGCCTTgctacattgtatgtagcttcTGTGTGGATCACTCAaaaggagttttgcccctttatttgaaaattattgtgatATGGAGTTTACATAAGTAGTCCTCTctcaattttcaagtgaggaccatcatGTTTTGCAGAAGGTTTTTTATGTAATTTGTCTACATTAGTGCTAATCATTTCAGAGAGCCTTCTGCATGAACGAAAGCTATTCAAGAAAAGGCGAAGTGAGGTTTTCACTTCAATGGATTTCTGGTCTGAATTTAAGACATTCAGAAGGATGGTGGAGGAAGACCAGGATCCATTGAAGTGGGAAAGGCTGATGACCAGGGAAGAAAAGAGGATTGAGAGATATCAAAAGCTCCTCTgtgagtttatattttcaatgttacatTTTTACAATTAAGAACTGGACAATTATACCTACTATAGTTTTAAAATCCAATTCTctgagggggaggggggagtcCAAACAAACGTTGCTAAGTTTATTACAATTTGACAGTGTATATAGACTACTCTTTCAATTAttcttttatacaaaaatatttctatttcagaGATTAAAAGAAAGAAGAACAAAGAATATACAATGTGCAGTGACcacaaataaaatttaaattaccCTGATCAAATGCCTTGAGATATGTTCATGTTAATCTATATTCATGACTAAATAATTTGGAGACTATTAGAATTCACATCaattttatatatcatttatcTCCTGATATAAAAAATTAGTGTGAAGTTCATGTGAATtatatgtgaaattcacgtgaatttcatgtgaaaaatcatgtgaaattcacatgaatttcacgtgaaattcatgtgaaatattttcatgtgaaattcacgtgaatttcacatgaaattgTTCCtgtgaattcacatttgatgctctttttatgtgaaattcacgtgaaatgtttaacgtgaaattcatgtgaatttcacgtgaaatgcACGTGAGGCACATTTACCTGTGTACCTATCACTGCCTGAAACACTGATGTCGTGCCAAATGCCATCTTCCCTCTATTGCCCTTTATATTCATAAGGGACATTACATCATTTGTCATTATCctgaaaatgtaattaaaaaatgtAGTCCATGAAACACTCATTCCCACATAAATAGTGAGTGAATGGGAAAGTAGATCGTTACAGGGGCTTTGAAGTTACACAGGTACagctgtacatatatatttgatatgaaataagAGGCCattgggccacatcgctcacctgagccaccttggcccatatttaaagattttccctacgtattcacatgtaaaactttgatcccttttgtggccccaacataccccaAGGGGGGT is part of the Ostrea edulis chromosome 2, xbOstEdul1.1, whole genome shotgun sequence genome and harbors:
- the LOC125681515 gene encoding uncharacterized protein LOC125681515, which produces MYESQESAQLAPVNDGSGCTAPCRDCAENTKLLHTILQELRELREGLNARSDDYKKFVMENSDIETVVIMSLTNKDNVVTSFVSWNKFQVKVVSLVHRLGIKADMPMIMRRVNKFAARKFVDFRSQTKVKVCTYLMKSNDFLLSGKKDAGYLSVQDLGKELFQRFSPVLNNQIEQTTVVLSLLHERKLFKKRRSEVFTSMDFWSEFKTFRRMVEEDQDPLKWERLMTREEKRIERYQKLLCEFIFSMLHFYN